In a genomic window of Erigeron canadensis isolate Cc75 chromosome 5, C_canadensis_v1, whole genome shotgun sequence:
- the LOC122599864 gene encoding topless-related protein 4-like yields the protein MSSLSRELVFLILQFLDEEKFKDSVHRLEHESGFFFNMRYFEEMVMNGKWDDVEKYLSGFTKVEDNRYSMKIFFEIRKQKYLEALDKKDRAKGVEILVKDLKVFSAFNEDLFKEITQLLTLENFRDNEQLSKYGDTNSARGIMLGELKKLIEANPLFRDKLNFPSLKNSRLRTLVNQSLNWQHQLCKNPKPNPDIKTLFIDHSCGQSQSNGARAPSLVTNPLMGSVPKPPGFPLLGAHGPFQSAPPPMPLTLAGWMGNPTAMPHLSSTAGPIDFAQPNNAALLKPPWTPPTNNPALDYQTADSEHVLKRTRTFGISDEVNHMPVNMLPVGYMGQSHGQSSYSSDDLPKTVWTTVSQGSTVKSMDFHPLQQVLLLAGLSNGDIMIWELGSREKIAHKNFKVWDLSACSMPLQASLANNNTASINRVTWSPDGTLFGVAYSKHIVQIYSYHGGDDLRNHLEIEAHVGSVNDIAFSYPNKQLCIVTCGEDRSIKVWDAVTGTKQYRFEGHDAPVYSVCPHFKENIQFIFSAATDGKIKAWLYDNMGSRVDYDAPGHSPTTMAYSADGTRLFSCGTNKEGDSYLVEWNESEGAVKRTYNGLGKRSVDFVQFDTTKNRFLATGDEFLIKFWDVDNVNLLTTTDADGGLPASPCIRFNKEGTLMAVSTNENGIKILANQDGIRLLRTMENRPFDASRIASASAVKTPMMCMFGAANTPVGSSIMDRVTPMPSMVVMNAENRTPIDVKQRITDESVEKSRVWELTEITNPAQCRFLRLPDKTASSIRISSLVYTNSGSAILALEANAVHKLWKWQRNDLNSTAKATAKFKPRLWQPTSGILMTNDISDTRPEDSISCFALSKNDSYIMSASGGKISLFNMMSFKTMTTFMSPPPAATFLAFHPQDNNVIAIGMEDSSIQIYNVRVDKLKTKLLGHHKRITGLAFSNVLNVLVSSGADSQLCVWNTNGWEKQTSKQLQIPAGRVSSLLADTRVQFHQDKTHLLAIHETQIAVYEAPNLESPKQWFPPEASGLITHATYSCDGQLIFVAFKEGSVGILTGSTLRLQCRISLSAYLPITHPGVELFVIAAHPFEPDQFALGLSDGGVCVFEPSESEGKWGTSPPLENDAGPSSAAAGSATTNDQALK from the exons ATGTCATCTCTAAGCAGAGAGCTAGTGTTTTTAATACTTCAATTTCTAGATGAAGAGAAGTTTAAAGACTCTGTTCATAG GTTGGAGCATGAGTCAGGTTTTTTCTTCAATATGCGTTATTTTGAAGAAATGGTGATGAACGGTAAATGGGATGATGTGGAAAAATATCTCTCTGGATTTACAAAGGTTGAGGACAATCGATACTCAATGAAAATCTTTTTTGAGATACGGAAGCAGAAGTACTTGGAAGCGTTAGACAA GAAGGATCGTGCTAAAGGCGTTGAAATTCTAGTGAAGGACTTGAAAGTGTTTTCCGCTTTTAATGAAGATCTTTTTAAAGAAATAACTCAGCTTTTGACTCTAGAGAACTTCAG GGACAATGAACAATTATCAAAATATGGAGACACCAATTCTGCTAGGGGTATAATGTTGGGCGAGCTTAAGAAATTGATTGAGGCAAATCCTTTGTTTCGTGATAAGTTAAATTTTCCGAgcttgaagaattcaagacttCGAACACTTGTTAACCAAAG TCTGAACTGGCAACACCAGCTTTGTAAAAACCCGAAGCCGAACCCGGACATAAAAACGCTTTTCATTGATCATTCTTGTGGACAGTCACAGTCGAATGGTGCGCGAGCCCCGTCTCTTGTAACTAACCCATTAATGGGTTCTGTACCGAAGCCTCCAGGATTTCCGCTTCTTGGTGCTCATGGT CCTTTTCAGTCTGCACCCCCACCTATGCCATTAACTCTTGCTGGTTGGATGGGAAATCCGACCGCAATGCCTCATCTATCGTCTACTGCTGGTCCTATTGATTTCGCTCAACCTAATAATGCTG CTTTGCTAAAGCCACCTTGGACTCCTCCAACCAATAATCCAGCTCTAGACTATCAAACAGCTGACTCTGAACATGTGTTGAAGAGAACGAGGACATTTGGCATATCTGATGAA GTGAATCACATGCCTGTTAATATGTTACCTGTTGGTTATATGGGTCAAAGTCATGGTCAAAGCTCGTACTCATCTGATGATTTGCCTAAGACTGTATGGACGACCGTAAGTCAGGGATCAACAGTCAAAAGTATGGATTTCCACCCACTTCAGCAAGTTCTGCTTCTCG CTGGATTGAGCAATGGAGATATCATGATATGGGAGCTCGGTAGCAGGGAGAAAATTGCTCACAAGAATTTTAAGGTCTGGGATCTTAGTGCTTGTTCAATGCCTTTGCAG GCATCTTTGGCCAACAACAATACCGCATCAATTAATCGTGTAACATGGAGTCCTGATGGAACATTGTTTG GTGTTGCATACTCAAAGCACATTGTGCAGATATACTCTTATCACGGGGGTGATGATCTTCGAAACCACTTAGAG ATTGAGGCTCATGTTGGCAGTGTTAATGACATTGCTTTCTCTTATCCAAACAAACAACTCTGCATTGTGACATGCGGAGAGGATAGATCGATAAAG GTGTGGGATGCAGTAACAGGCACAAAACAGTATAGGTTTGAGGGTCATGATGCCCCTGTTTATTCTGTTTGTCcacattttaaagaaaatatccAG TTTATCTTCTCAGCAGCAACTGATGGGAAAATAAAGGCATGGCTGTATGATAACATGGGTTCAAGAGTGGACTATGATGCACCGGGTCATTCACCCACCACTATGGCTTATAGCGCCGATGGAACAAG GTTGTTCTCATGTGGAACAAATAAAGAAGGAGATTCATACCTTGTTGAATGGAATGAAAGTGAAGGAGCAGTGAAACGCACATATAATGGGCTTGGAAAACGATCTGTTGATTTTGTGCAGTTTGATACTACCAAGAACCGTTTTCTAGCTACAggtgatgagtttttgatcaaattttggGATGTGGACAATGTTAACTTATTGACAACTACTGATGCTGATGGTGGTTTGCCG GCTTCTCCTTGTATAAGATTCAACAAAGAAGGGACTCTGATGGCTGTTTCAACAAATGAAAATGGCATAAAAATTCTTGCTAACCAGGATGGAATTAGGTTACTAAGAACTATGGAGAATCGGCCTTTTGACGCTTCTAGGATTGCATCCGCATCTGCTGTGAAG ACCCCCatgatgtgcatgtttggtGCTGCTAATACACCCGTGGGATCAAGTATCATGGATAGAGTTACACCAATGCCCTCTATGGTGGTGATG AATGCTGAAAATCGGACCCCAATAGATGTAAAACAGAGAATTACAGATGAATCTGTGGAAAAATCTAGAGTATGGGAGTTAACGGAAATCACAAACCCAGCACAGTGCCGCTTCTTAAGGCTTCCTGACAAGACAGCTTCATCAATACGG ATTTCAAGTTTAGTATACACAAATTCTGGATCTGCCATATTAGCGCTAGAGGCCAATGCTGTTCATAAATTATGGAAATGGCAACGAAATGATCTTAATTCAACTGCGAAG GCTACTGCTAAATTTAAACCTCGGCTATGGCAACCAACAAGTGGTATACTAATGACCAATGATATCAGTGATACAAGACCTGAAGATTCCATTTCGTGCTTTGCATTGTCAAAGAATGACTCCTACATTATGTCTGCCTCAGGCGGGAAGATCTCTTTGTTTAATATGATGTCGTTTAAG ACTATGACTACATTCATGTCCCCACCTCCTGCAGCAACCTTTTTGGCATTCCATCCACAAGATAACAACGTTATTGCGATAGGCATGGAGGATTCTTCTATCCAAATATATAATGTTCGAGTAGATAAG CTCAAAACAAAGCTTTTGGGTCATCATAAACGGATTACAGGTCTGGCCTTCTCTAATGTACTGAACGTTCTAGTATCTTCAGGGGCTGATTCTCAG CTCTGTGTTTGGAACACAAATGGATGGGAAAAGCAAACAAGTAAACAGTTGCAAATCCCAGCAGGACGTGTGTCCTCTCTCCTTGCTGATACCCGTGTGCAGTTTCACCAGGATAAGACACATTTGCTTGCCATCCATGAGACTCAGATAGCTGTTTATGAAGCACCTAATCTGGAATCCCCAAAACAG TGGTTTCCTCCAGAGGCAAGTGGCTTGATCACCCATGCTACTTATTCGTGTGATGGCCAATTGATATTTGTTGCTTTTAAAGAAGGAAGTGTTGGTATTCTTACTGGATCAACACTCAGGTTACAATGCCGGATCAGTTTATCTGCATATTTGCCAATCACACA TCCAGGGGTGGAACTATTTGTCATTGCCGCACATCCATTTGAACCTGATCAGTTTGCATTGGGACTTAGTGATGGTGGTGTTTGTGTTTTCGAGCCATCAGAGTCAGAAGGGAAATGGGGCACGTCACCTCCACTAGAAAATGATGCTGGACCAAGCAGTGCAGCTGCTGGTTCGGCAACCACAAATGATCAAGCCCTGAAGTAA